The region CGGTGGAGGCCTTGCGTGATGAATAAATGGCTAGGCCTGCTCGTGCTGGTGAGCCTGCCGGGCATGGCCGCCGACGTGGTCATCAACCCGTCCGCCCCCAGCACCACCCGCAGTGGTTACGATCGAAGCGTGTCGCTGAACGCGCAGGTCACCACGATGACCCTGGGCGATGCGGTGTACCTGGGCTTGCGCAACAACCCGGCGATCCGCAGTGCCTACCTGCAACGGGTGGCGCAGAAGTTCGACCTGCGGGTGGCCGAAGATACGTTCAACCCCAAGCTCACCCTCAACAGTTATTACCGCCAAAGTCGCGGCTCCATCGATAATTCGCGCAACGCCAACCTGGCTCCGAATGCAACCTTGCTCGGCGAGTACGGCACCCGGCTGAGCATGGCCTGGACCCAACAACTGAACACCGCCGACCGCGCTGGCCGCTACCGCAGCGATGGCCTGGACCTGGCGCTCATCCAGCCGCTGATGCGCGGCGCAGGTTGGGACGCCACCACCGCGCCGCTGCGCCTGTCGCGCCTGTCGGAGCAGGCCAACCGTCTGAACCTCAAGGCCACCGTGGCGCAGACCATCAGCCAGATCATCGCCACTTACCGTGAATTGCTGCGCGCCCAGGAGCAGTTGAGCATCGTCCAGGATGCCCTGAAACGTTCCAACACCCTGCTGGATGTGAACAAGGCGCTGATCAGCGCGGGGCGCATGGCCGAGTTCGAAATCGTGCAGACCGAAGCCGATATCGCGACTCAGCAACTCGGTGTGGAAGAAGCCCGCAACCAGCTGGACACCAGCCGCCTGGCCTTATTGCGCCTGCTGGCCTTGGACCTGTCGACGCCGATCCGCGCCAGTGAGGCCCTGGAAGCCAAGCCAATGATCATCGACAAGCGCCAGGCCTTCAACCTCGCGCAAACCCAGCAGCCGGAGTACCTCGCCGCCCTGCTCGGTAGCCAGCAGGCCGACCTCAACCTGGTCATCGCCAAGGATTCCGGACGCTGGCAAGTGGACCTGGTGGCCGGGGCCAACCAGGTACGCGATGCCTACAGCAACAGCAACATCGACAATGGCAACAGCAATAACCGCACATGGAACAGCTACGCCGGTGTTCAGGTGCAGATCCCGATCGGCGACATCAGCACGCGCCAGGCCGAGGTGCGAGCACGGGTGAATGTGGAGGATCAGGAGATCCGCATCACCGATGCGCGCCAGGAACTGGAGCGCAACGTCAACGACGTGGTGCGTGACCTTGGCACCCGCTGGCGCCAATATGAAATCTCCCAGCGTGCCGTGGAATTGTCACGACGCAAGATCGAGATCGAGCGGGAAAAACTCAGCGCCGGGCGCTCCACCAACTTCCAGGTGCTGAGTTTCGAGGCCGACCTGCGCAATGCCGAGAACGCGCAGCTCAACGCGCTGATCGCTTATTTGAACGCCCAGACCCAGTTCGACCTGACACTGGGCATGACCCTGGAAAGTTGGGAAATCGCCCTCAATGACCACTAATAAAAAACGCCTGCTGGGCGCTACGTTGATCGTGCTGCTGACAGGCGCCGGCGTGACCGCGCTCAGCCACCGCAGCGATGCCGGGCAGACGAACACAGCCGAACAATGGCTGGCCGTGAAGCCTGACTCGCTGGTGCATCAGATTGGTCTGGTGGGCAAGATCGAACCCGACACCACCCTCACCCTTACCGCGCCGTTCGACGGCAACGTGCTGGCCAACCTGGTGGAACAGGGCCAACGGGTCGAAGCCGGCCAAGTGCTGCTGCGCATGGACCCGGCCACCCTTGAAGTGCAGCTGCGCGATGCCTTGTCCGCCCAGCTCAAGGCCCGGCGCACCGTGCAAGAGATGCAGGACTGGGACAGCAGCCCCGCCGTCAGCCGCGCGCGTCGCAGCCTGCGCACCGCCGAAATGACCGCCGGTAACACCCAGCGCAAACTCACCGAGAGTGAAAACCTGTTCAAGCGCGGCATCATCCCGCGCAACGAACTGGATGACCTCAAGCAACAGACCCAACAGCAGCAACTGGACCTCGCCTCTGCACGCAGCGATTTGCAGCAGGCACAGGCTCAGGGCCAGGGCGAATACAGGCAAATCGCTGATATGGAACTGACCAACGCCACGGTGAAGTACGACGCGCTGCACACGTTGCTCGATGGCAAGGAGGTCAAGGCGCCTTTCTCCGGCATCGTGGTGCCCGCCCCCGGCAATAATAATTCACCTCAAAGTGGCGGTAATAACAACGCGCCGGTCCAGGCCGGCAGCAAGGTGAGCCAGGGGCAGGTGCTGTTCGGCCTGGCCAACATCGAGCGGCTGAAAATTGTCGCCAGGGTGTCGGAGTTGGACATCAACCAATTGCACCAGGGCCAGGCGGTAGAGGTGATGGGCGATGGGTTCGACGGTGAGCGGCTGACCGGGTCCGTCAGTGTGGTCAGCGGCCTGGCGATTGCCAGCGATAGCCAGGGCAGCGCGCAGTTTCCGGTGACATTGTCGATTCCCAAGCTCACCGCCCAGCAGTTGCAGCGGGTGCGGCTGGGGATGAGCGCACGCTTGACCATTGTGACTTACAACAATGAGCAGGCGATCGTGGTGCCGAGCCACGCCATTAACCGCGATGACATGACCGTGGAGTATCGCGCGGCGATGGATAAGCCGGTGGAGCGGGTGAAGGTGACGACCGGGCAGTCGACCGCCCAAGGCGTTGAAGTGTTTGGGCTCAAGCCTGGGTTCGTAAAAGCAGGAAGTTGAACACCTCCTCAAGATCAGTGGAGATCAAAAATGTGGGAGCTGGCTTGCCTGCGATGGCGGTGTATCAGTTGACACATTTCTAGCTGACCCACCGCTATCGCAAGCAAGCCAGCTCCCACAATTAGCGTTGCGTCAACCTTGCTGCCAGCGCCTTGGCCTGAATCGCCACATCAGTCACCGCCGTGCTCTCCCACCACATCCCGCGCAACGGCGGGCCCATGGCGAACAGGCGCTGGCTGACCTTGCCTTCGGCATCGACAACCGCGCCCGACACATCCGCCGCAATCCCCAGCGCGAGCGGCCCGGGCTGGATCAACCCGCGCTTGAGCAACTGCTGCGGTAACGGCCGGGCCACGCGGCGCCAATCGTATTCAATGCCGCTGGAGTTGATCAGTGCCGCACCCGCCACCTGAGTGACCACCTGCTCGCCGCGACGACGCACGTTGATCGTCACTGCGTCATCGGACGCGACCAGGCCCTTGAACGACGCCGCCTGAATGCGTAGTCGCCCTTCCTCCTGCAACCGCGCCACCAACTGCGCACTCAACGGCGGCGAGCGATGGTGATGGCTTTCCCACCAGGGCCGTACATGGCGCACGAACTGGCGTTTCTCGCGCTCGCCAGCCTGGCTCCACAGGCGACCTATGTGCGCACGCACGGTGTCCAGCGGCGCCTGCCAGTCGATGCCCTGGGCCTGCGCGATGCGGCATTGGCGCCGCACCTCGCGCAGCAATTGCCGAGGGCTGCGCAGGCTGGGGTCAGCGGCGAGGAAATCCTCCCAGCTCGGCGGCTGTCGGCGCACATGGGGCAACAAACCGTGGCGCGAGAAAATCTCGATCGGCCCACGATGACCGGCCTGCTCCAGGGATACCACGGCATCCACCATGGTCAGCCCGGAACCAATGATCAGCACCGTCGATTGCGGGTCGATCCGGGTCATGGCCTGGACGTCCCACGGGTCCACCGCCGCTGCGTTCACGCCGCTGGACTCGGTCTGTGGTGTGCGCGCCGCCGGGAACATACCGGTGGCCAACACCGCGTAGGCGCCGCGCAGTTGCTGGCCGTTATCGAGGGTCAAGCGTGTGGAGGTTTCGTCCACGATCAGGTCGACCACCTCGGCACGAATGTGCTCGACCGTGGACGCTGACAGCGCCTTAGCCTCCGCCAACCTCTGCTGCGCGTACACACCAAAAATCCCGCGTGGCGGGAACAGCTCACTGATCGGCACAGGCTGCTGGTGCGCCTGCGGCCAACCACCGGCGTCAAGGTAGCCGGTGAGCCATTGCGTCAGGTCATCCGCGTTATCCGGGTCGACACTCATGCGCGCGGCGTTACCATTGAGGGTGTGGCCCAATTCGACGGCGCTGTAGGCCTCGCCACGGCCAAGCTCGGCACGCGGTTCGATTACCAGGATATGCCGCTGCCCGGGCAAGCGCAGCAGTTGCACCGCCAACATCGTGCCGCTCAGACCGCCACCGATGATCAGCACATCAGCGTTGCGGATGGATTCAGTCATGCACATTCGCCCTTACTGTTTACCCAGATAAATATCATGCAAATCGCCCCGCGCCAGCAACTCTGTGGCGCTGCCGCTCAAGACCACGCGCCCAGTATCCAGCACGTAGCCCTGGGACGCATAGTTAAGCGCGACGTTGATGTTTTGCTCGGCGATCAGAAAGCTCACCTGCTGCTCGCGGTTGAGCTGCGCGATGATCTCGAAAATCTCCTGCACGATCATCGGCGCCAACCCCATGGACGGCTCGTCGAGCAGCACCAACGTGGGGCGTGTCATCAATGCCCTGCCGATGGCAACCATCTGCTGCTCACCGCCAGAGGTCAGCCCGGCGCGGGTATGGCGCTTGGTCTTGAGTCGGGGGAACCAGGCGTAGAGGCGTTCCAGGTCGTGTTCCATGTCTTTGCGGCTCAGGCGCCGCACAAAGCCGCCGCTGCGCAGGTTGTCTTCCACGGTCAATTGGCCGAACACATGCCGGCCTTCCAACACATGGACCATGCCCTGGCGCACGCGATGGCTGGGGTCGATGCCGGCCAGATCGCGGCCGGCATACTCGATCATGCCGCGGCTGACTTCGGCCCGCTCGGCACGCACCAGCCCTGAAATCGCCTTGAGCGTGGTGCTCTTGCCGGCGCCATTGGCGCCGAGCAAGGCAACGATGGCGCCCTTGGGCACCGTCAATGAGACCCCGGCGACCGCCAGGATCGCGCCGTCGTAGATCACTTCGATGTCGTTGACCGTCAGCAGCGACGGGGGCGCGGGTTCAGCGGCGGGCTGACTCATGGCTTATTCGTCCCCCGTGCAGGTGCGCGGCGTCAGGCCTTTTTCCTTGGCGAACGCGGCGGATTTTTCATCGATCAATGGGCGCAGCAATGCACGGTCGGCGGCGATCCAGTCGCTGATCAGCGTCCAGTTGGCACCGTCCCACTGTTGCACCCGCGCCGAGCCGCCACCTTCGTGGTCGCGGCACGACAGTTTGAGGTTCTGCATCAGGCCCAGGTAGCCCATGGCTTTGAGACGCGCGTCATCGATGTTCAAGTGCTCCAGGCCCCAGCGACCTTCTTCACCATTCAATGGGCGCTTGCCGAACCTGGCCTGGGCGGTGCGAATCGCTTCCACGGCCACGGCGGCGTTTACCAGACCCGAGTTGTAGTAGACGCTGCCGAAGTTTTTCAGGTCTTTGAGGTCGCTGTGCCCTTTGTCGAGGACGGACTGCTTGAGGCGTTTGTGGATCTCGAAATCGGCACCGGCCGGGTATGGCGTGAGCGCCAGGTAACCTTTGGCAGCGGCGCGTGCGGGCAACACGTCTTCGCTGGAACTGGCCCAGATATCGCCGATGATGTGGTCCACCGGGAAGCCGAAACGCGCAGCGGTTTTCACCGCCACCGGGGTCGACACACCCCAGGTGCGCAGGAACACCCAGTCCGGGTTGGCCTGGCGTACCTGACGCCACTGCGCCGACTGTTCGTTGCCGGGGTCGGCCACCGGAATCTGGATATTTTCAAAGCCGTATTTCTCAGCCAACAGTTTCAACGGGCCGAGGGTTTCACGCCCGTAGGCCGAGTCGTGATACACCGTGGCGATCTTCTTGCCCTTGAGTTTGTCGAAGCCACCCTCGCGTTGGGCGATGTAGTTCACCAGGGTCGACGCTTCGCTGTAGAAGGTCAGCATCACCGGAAAGTTATACGGGAACACCGTGCCGTCGGTGGCTTCGGTGCGGCCGTAGCCAAGGGTAATCAGCGGGATCTTGTCCACCTCCGCCCGCTCGCTCAGGGCATAAGCGGCCGGTGCACCATTGGGCTGATAGACCGCAACCGGCGCGCCATCCAGGCCATTCTTGAAGCGCTCGTAGCACTCGATGCCCTTCTCCGCCGTCCATTCGGTCTCGCATTCCTGCCACACCAATTTGACGCCGTTGATGCCGCCTTCGACCTCATTGATATAGCGCAGGTAATCGATCATCCCGGCCCACACCTGCACGCCACTGGACGCGTAGGCGCCCACACGATAGGTAGCCAACGGGATAAATTGCTGGTCGGGCGACGCCACTGCCTGGGGTACCGCACCGGCCAGGGCAGCCAG is a window of Pseudomonas antarctica DNA encoding:
- a CDS encoding ABC transporter substrate-binding protein translates to MRATFKRSLVGAAFALAALAGAVPQAVASPDQQFIPLATYRVGAYASSGVQVWAGMIDYLRYINEVEGGINGVKLVWQECETEWTAEKGIECYERFKNGLDGAPVAVYQPNGAPAAYALSERAEVDKIPLITLGYGRTEATDGTVFPYNFPVMLTFYSEASTLVNYIAQREGGFDKLKGKKIATVYHDSAYGRETLGPLKLLAEKYGFENIQIPVADPGNEQSAQWRQVRQANPDWVFLRTWGVSTPVAVKTAARFGFPVDHIIGDIWASSSEDVLPARAAAKGYLALTPYPAGADFEIHKRLKQSVLDKGHSDLKDLKNFGSVYYNSGLVNAAVAVEAIRTAQARFGKRPLNGEEGRWGLEHLNIDDARLKAMGYLGLMQNLKLSCRDHEGGGSARVQQWDGANWTLISDWIAADRALLRPLIDEKSAAFAKEKGLTPRTCTGDE
- a CDS encoding ABC transporter ATP-binding protein — protein: MSQPAAEPAPPSLLTVNDIEVIYDGAILAVAGVSLTVPKGAIVALLGANGAGKSTTLKAISGLVRAERAEVSRGMIEYAGRDLAGIDPSHRVRQGMVHVLEGRHVFGQLTVEDNLRSGGFVRRLSRKDMEHDLERLYAWFPRLKTKRHTRAGLTSGGEQQMVAIGRALMTRPTLVLLDEPSMGLAPMIVQEIFEIIAQLNREQQVSFLIAEQNINVALNYASQGYVLDTGRVVLSGSATELLARGDLHDIYLGKQ
- a CDS encoding TolC family protein, with the protein product MNKWLGLLVLVSLPGMAADVVINPSAPSTTRSGYDRSVSLNAQVTTMTLGDAVYLGLRNNPAIRSAYLQRVAQKFDLRVAEDTFNPKLTLNSYYRQSRGSIDNSRNANLAPNATLLGEYGTRLSMAWTQQLNTADRAGRYRSDGLDLALIQPLMRGAGWDATTAPLRLSRLSEQANRLNLKATVAQTISQIIATYRELLRAQEQLSIVQDALKRSNTLLDVNKALISAGRMAEFEIVQTEADIATQQLGVEEARNQLDTSRLALLRLLALDLSTPIRASEALEAKPMIIDKRQAFNLAQTQQPEYLAALLGSQQADLNLVIAKDSGRWQVDLVAGANQVRDAYSNSNIDNGNSNNRTWNSYAGVQVQIPIGDISTRQAEVRARVNVEDQEIRITDARQELERNVNDVVRDLGTRWRQYEISQRAVELSRRKIEIEREKLSAGRSTNFQVLSFEADLRNAENAQLNALIAYLNAQTQFDLTLGMTLESWEIALNDH
- a CDS encoding efflux RND transporter periplasmic adaptor subunit, which codes for MTTNKKRLLGATLIVLLTGAGVTALSHRSDAGQTNTAEQWLAVKPDSLVHQIGLVGKIEPDTTLTLTAPFDGNVLANLVEQGQRVEAGQVLLRMDPATLEVQLRDALSAQLKARRTVQEMQDWDSSPAVSRARRSLRTAEMTAGNTQRKLTESENLFKRGIIPRNELDDLKQQTQQQQLDLASARSDLQQAQAQGQGEYRQIADMELTNATVKYDALHTLLDGKEVKAPFSGIVVPAPGNNNSPQSGGNNNAPVQAGSKVSQGQVLFGLANIERLKIVARVSELDINQLHQGQAVEVMGDGFDGERLTGSVSVVSGLAIASDSQGSAQFPVTLSIPKLTAQQLQRVRLGMSARLTIVTYNNEQAIVVPSHAINRDDMTVEYRAAMDKPVERVKVTTGQSTAQGVEVFGLKPGFVKAGS
- a CDS encoding FAD/NAD(P)-binding protein, with the protein product MTESIRNADVLIIGGGLSGTMLAVQLLRLPGQRHILVIEPRAELGRGEAYSAVELGHTLNGNAARMSVDPDNADDLTQWLTGYLDAGGWPQAHQQPVPISELFPPRGIFGVYAQQRLAEAKALSASTVEHIRAEVVDLIVDETSTRLTLDNGQQLRGAYAVLATGMFPAARTPQTESSGVNAAAVDPWDVQAMTRIDPQSTVLIIGSGLTMVDAVVSLEQAGHRGPIEIFSRHGLLPHVRRQPPSWEDFLAADPSLRSPRQLLREVRRQCRIAQAQGIDWQAPLDTVRAHIGRLWSQAGEREKRQFVRHVRPWWESHHHRSPPLSAQLVARLQEEGRLRIQAASFKGLVASDDAVTINVRRRGEQVVTQVAGAALINSSGIEYDWRRVARPLPQQLLKRGLIQPGPLALGIAADVSGAVVDAEGKVSQRLFAMGPPLRGMWWESTAVTDVAIQAKALAARLTQR